The following proteins are co-located in the Vigna angularis cultivar LongXiaoDou No.4 chromosome 2, ASM1680809v1, whole genome shotgun sequence genome:
- the LOC108321731 gene encoding LEAF RUST 10 DISEASE-RESISTANCE LOCUS RECEPTOR-LIKE PROTEIN KINASE-like 1.4 isoform X3, which produces MLSLSSTTTTTIVAITLIFSLHHTTSLQPYAPLSTCQLTFFNCGTITNLSYPFTGGDRPSFCGPPQFHLNCQDGVVPVLNISSVSYRVISTNSVAQTLTLARLDLWNETCTNVYVNSTFDDPFFDYGSENQNLTLFYECKPTSAFTETPKNLFHCESNGALNESYALVGSLPSDPILGIVECVQHISVPILKEQADRLVENRSLLREILMKGFNVNYWNPYESVCLECVGSGGHCGFDSDNNQHICICGDQLCSTPGKRNNVGVAIGAIVGGVAALVVILGCVYFIIQRRRKIYQKSRSMELFIAPTSSGDTFASTTITSQSLSSYQSSNPVTRSYYFGVQVFTYEELEEATKNFDASRELGEGGFGTVYKGELKDGRTVAVKRHYESNSRRIMQFMNEVQILARLRHKNLVTLFGCTSKHSRELLLVYEFIPNGTVAYHLQGRGSKSTLLPWPIRLNIAVETAEALAYLHANDVIHRDVKTNNILLDDQFCVKVADFGLSRDFPIDVTHVSTAPQGTPGYVDPEYYQCYQLTDKSDVYSFGVVLVELISSLQAVDIYRNRSDVNLSNMAIKKIQNQELHELVDPYLGFEKDPAMRRMITAVAELAFRCLQQERDLRPCMDEVVEILRGIKSDGLGAREETEILDIRTDEAILLKKAHSPVSPNSVVDNWVSGSSVSNSS; this is translated from the exons ATGTTGTCCCTGTCGTcgaccaccaccaccaccattgTAGCCATCACCCTAATCTTCTCTCTCCACCACACCACGTCGTTGCAACCCTACGCACCACTCTCTACCTGCCAACTCACCTTCTTCAACTGCGGCACCATCACCAACCTTTCCTACCCTTTTACCGGCGGTGACCGCCCCTCCTTCTGTGGGCCACCACAGTTCCATTTGAACTGCCAAGACGGTGTCGTCCCCGTGTTGAACATCTCATCAGTGAGCTACCGAGTCATCAGTACCAACTCGGTGGCTCAGACCCTCACCTTAGCGAGATTAGACCTTTGGAACGAGACATGCACGAATGTTTACGTGAACTCAACTTTTGATGACCCATTCTTCGACTATGGTTCGGAGAACCAAAACCTGACCTTGTTTTATGAGTGCAAACCCACCTCAGCGTTCACCGAAACACCAAAAAATCTGTTTCACTGTGAGAGTAATGGGGCTTTGAATGAGTCTTATGCTTTGGTTGGTTCTTTACCTTCGGATCCTATTCTTGGAATTGTTGAATGCGTTCAACATATTTCAGTTCCAATTCTTAAAGAGCAGGCTGATAGGCTGGTGGAAAACCGGTCTTTGCTTCGGGAGATTCTGATGAAGGGGTTTAATGTGAACTATTGGAATCCTTATGAGAGTGTGTGCCTTGAGTGTGTTGGTTCTGGTGGCCATTGTGGCTTTGATTCTGATAACAACCAACATATTTGTATTTGTGGGGACCAATTGTGTTCAACTCCAG GTAAACGCAACAATGTAGGTGTAGCAATAG GTGCTATTGTAGGAGGAGTTGCAGCCCTTGTTGTCATTCTTGGATGTGTGTACTTTATTatacaaagaagaagaaaaatttatcaaaaatcaAGAAGTATGGAGCTCTTCATAGCTCCAACTTCAAGCGGAGATACTTTTGCATCAACTACTATCACGTCGCAAAGTCTATCTTCTTACCAATCTTCCAATCCAGTAACCAGGAGTTACTACTTTGGTGTCCAGGTCTTTACCTATGAGGAATTGGAGGAAGCTACCAAAAACTTTGATGCTTCTAGAGAACTTGGTGAGGGAGGTTTCGGCACTGTTTACAAAG GTGAACTCAAAGATGGACGTACAGTTGCAGTGAAACGCCATTATGAAAGCAACTCTAGGCGTATTATGCAGTTCATGAATGAAGTTCAGATTCTAGCCCGCTTAAGGCACAAGAACCTTGTGACACTCTTTGGATGCACCTCTAAACATAGCAGAGAACTTCTCCTTGTCTATGAATTCATACCTAATGGAACAGTGGCTTATCATCTTCAAGGAAGAGGCTCAAAATCAACTTTACTCCCTTGGCCTATAAGATTGAACATTGCTGTTGAAACAGCTGAGGCTCTAGCCTACCTACATGCAAACGATGTCATACACCGCGATGTTAAAACCAACAACATTCTCTTGGATGATCAATTTTGCGTCAAGGTTGCTGATTTTGGTCTCTCGAGGGATTTCCCAATCGATGTCACTCATGTGTCAACAGCTCCACAGGGAACACCTGGTTATGTTGACCCTGAATATTACCAGTGCTACCAGCTCACTGATAAAAGTGATGTTTACAGCTTTGGAGTGGTTTTGGTTGAGCTTATATCATCACTGCAAGCTGTGGACATCTACAGGAATCGCAGTGATGTGAACTTGTCAAACATggctataaaaaaaattcaaaaccagGAACTGCATGAATTGGTCGATCCTTATCTTGGGTTTGAGAAGGATCCTGCTATGAGGAGGATGATAACAGCAGTGGCAGAATTGGCCTTTAGGTGTTTGCAACAGGAAAGAGATTTGAGACCATGCATGGATGAGGTGGTGGAGATCTTAAGAGGAATCAAGAGTGATGGGCTTGGTGCACGAGAAGAGACAGAAATATTGGATATAAGGACTGATGAAGCTATACTTTTGAAGAAGGCTCATTCTCCTGTTTCACCAAATTCAGTTGTTGACAATTGGGTTAGCGGTTCCTCTGTATCTAATTCCTCATAG
- the LOC108321731 gene encoding LEAF RUST 10 DISEASE-RESISTANCE LOCUS RECEPTOR-LIKE PROTEIN KINASE-like 1.4 isoform X1 yields the protein MHLLLHTFSHPPKMKPKLTLHPSFIFVLLLISTIAPTYLCDDDAQYTNCSNAFTCGDTKLDLRYPFSGKNRGSYCGEEKLTCEEGVPKITINDAKYRILDWRNTTQTITMARDDYWDNICVSEYKNSTFDNTHFQYDHQYNYLGNVTLFYCPSDSHPSVLTEFDRQNCGADKFVFYTPLPVPPYSGNCAVVVIPIFESNASLVSESNISDALRNGFELNWEGDNGKCEKCSNSGGECGVDEGDGGFQCFCVDGPRSATCKGKRNNVGVAIGAIVGGVAALVVILGCVYFIIQRRRKIYQKSRSMELFIAPTSSGDTFASTTITSQSLSSYQSSNPVTRSYYFGVQVFTYEELEEATKNFDASRELGEGGFGTVYKGELKDGRTVAVKRHYESNSRRIMQFMNEVQILARLRHKNLVTLFGCTSKHSRELLLVYEFIPNGTVAYHLQGRGSKSTLLPWPIRLNIAVETAEALAYLHANDVIHRDVKTNNILLDDQFCVKVADFGLSRDFPIDVTHVSTAPQGTPGYVDPEYYQCYQLTDKSDVYSFGVVLVELISSLQAVDIYRNRSDVNLSNMAIKKIQNQELHELVDPYLGFEKDPAMRRMITAVAELAFRCLQQERDLRPCMDEVVEILRGIKSDGLGAREETEILDIRTDEAILLKKAHSPVSPNSVVDNWVSGSSVSNSS from the exons atgcaccttctcctCCACACCTTTTCTCATCCTCCAAAAATGAAACCTAAGCTAACTCTTCACCCTTCTTTCATCTTCGTTCTGTTGCTCATCTCAACCATTGCTCCGACCTATCTCTGTGACGATGATGCTCAGTACACCAACTGTAGTAACGCTTTTACATGCGGAGATACCAAGCTGGATCTCAGGTACCCCTTCTCGGGAAAAAACAGAGGTAGTTATTGCGGCGAAGAGAAGCTCACGTGTGAAGAAGGAGTCCCAAAGATAACCATCAACGATGCCAAGTACCGTATTCTTGATTGGCGTAATACAACACAGACAATAACAATGGCCAGGGATGATTATTGGGATAATATATGTGTGAGTGAGTACAAGAACAGCACCTTTGATAACACTCACTTTCAATATGATCACCAATATAATTATCTTGGTAACGTCACGCTCTTTTATTGCCCTTCCGATTCACATCCTTCTGTACTCACGGAATTTGATAGACAAAATTGTGGTGCTGATAAATTTGTCTTCTACACTCCCCTACCTGTACCTCCGTACTCGGGGAATTGTGCGGTTGTGGTGATTCCGATATTTGAATCCAACGCTTCACTTGTGTCTGAAAGCAATATAAGCGATGCGTTACGGAATGGTTTTGAGTTGAATTGGGAGGGAGATAACGGGAAGTGTGAGAAATGCAGTAATTCTGGTGGAGAGTGTGGAGTTGATGAAGGAGATGGAGGATTTCAATGTTTCTGCGTGGATGGACCCCGTTCTGCTACATGCAAAG GTAAACGCAACAATGTAGGTGTAGCAATAG GTGCTATTGTAGGAGGAGTTGCAGCCCTTGTTGTCATTCTTGGATGTGTGTACTTTATTatacaaagaagaagaaaaatttatcaaaaatcaAGAAGTATGGAGCTCTTCATAGCTCCAACTTCAAGCGGAGATACTTTTGCATCAACTACTATCACGTCGCAAAGTCTATCTTCTTACCAATCTTCCAATCCAGTAACCAGGAGTTACTACTTTGGTGTCCAGGTCTTTACCTATGAGGAATTGGAGGAAGCTACCAAAAACTTTGATGCTTCTAGAGAACTTGGTGAGGGAGGTTTCGGCACTGTTTACAAAG GTGAACTCAAAGATGGACGTACAGTTGCAGTGAAACGCCATTATGAAAGCAACTCTAGGCGTATTATGCAGTTCATGAATGAAGTTCAGATTCTAGCCCGCTTAAGGCACAAGAACCTTGTGACACTCTTTGGATGCACCTCTAAACATAGCAGAGAACTTCTCCTTGTCTATGAATTCATACCTAATGGAACAGTGGCTTATCATCTTCAAGGAAGAGGCTCAAAATCAACTTTACTCCCTTGGCCTATAAGATTGAACATTGCTGTTGAAACAGCTGAGGCTCTAGCCTACCTACATGCAAACGATGTCATACACCGCGATGTTAAAACCAACAACATTCTCTTGGATGATCAATTTTGCGTCAAGGTTGCTGATTTTGGTCTCTCGAGGGATTTCCCAATCGATGTCACTCATGTGTCAACAGCTCCACAGGGAACACCTGGTTATGTTGACCCTGAATATTACCAGTGCTACCAGCTCACTGATAAAAGTGATGTTTACAGCTTTGGAGTGGTTTTGGTTGAGCTTATATCATCACTGCAAGCTGTGGACATCTACAGGAATCGCAGTGATGTGAACTTGTCAAACATggctataaaaaaaattcaaaaccagGAACTGCATGAATTGGTCGATCCTTATCTTGGGTTTGAGAAGGATCCTGCTATGAGGAGGATGATAACAGCAGTGGCAGAATTGGCCTTTAGGTGTTTGCAACAGGAAAGAGATTTGAGACCATGCATGGATGAGGTGGTGGAGATCTTAAGAGGAATCAAGAGTGATGGGCTTGGTGCACGAGAAGAGACAGAAATATTGGATATAAGGACTGATGAAGCTATACTTTTGAAGAAGGCTCATTCTCCTGTTTCACCAAATTCAGTTGTTGACAATTGGGTTAGCGGTTCCTCTGTATCTAATTCCTCATAG
- the LOC108321731 gene encoding LEAF RUST 10 DISEASE-RESISTANCE LOCUS RECEPTOR-LIKE PROTEIN KINASE-like 1.4 isoform X2, which produces MKFLQGTFFSFLVITITLNQIPTSCADDEHYLKCSSPFQCANLKNLSYPFWGLGRTPYCGHPAFNLQCTGEVATLTLMSESYRVLEVNDSDHRFKLVRTDYWNNICPTILRNITVDGTFFDYGSDTQNLTFYYDCPSFPQSDSVFPWFNCSVNGTQMINYFVTESMLENSESGEIMGACKSRVVVPILESEAKLLETNSTVENLKAVLDNGFGAEWDANNSLCDKCQHSGGYCGHNPSSGEFMCYCRDESSPSTCKNSGKRNNVGVAIGAIVGGVAALVVILGCVYFIIQRRRKIYQKSRSMELFIAPTSSGDTFASTTITSQSLSSYQSSNPVTRSYYFGVQVFTYEELEEATKNFDASRELGEGGFGTVYKGELKDGRTVAVKRHYESNSRRIMQFMNEVQILARLRHKNLVTLFGCTSKHSRELLLVYEFIPNGTVAYHLQGRGSKSTLLPWPIRLNIAVETAEALAYLHANDVIHRDVKTNNILLDDQFCVKVADFGLSRDFPIDVTHVSTAPQGTPGYVDPEYYQCYQLTDKSDVYSFGVVLVELISSLQAVDIYRNRSDVNLSNMAIKKIQNQELHELVDPYLGFEKDPAMRRMITAVAELAFRCLQQERDLRPCMDEVVEILRGIKSDGLGAREETEILDIRTDEAILLKKAHSPVSPNSVVDNWVSGSSVSNSS; this is translated from the exons ATGAAATTTCTTCAAGGCacctttttctcatttttggTCATAACCATCACCCTAAACCAAATTCCAACATCTTGTGCTGACGATGAGCATTATCTGAAATGCAGTTCTCCGTTTCAGTGTGCAAATCTAAAAAACCTGAGTTATCCTTTCTGGGGACTTGGTAGAACCCCATATTGTGGCCACCCTGCGTTTAACCTGCAATGCACAGGTGAAGTAGCAACGCTTACCTTGATGTCAGAGAGTTATAGAGTTCTTGAAGTAAATGATTCGGATCATAGATTCAAACTTGTAAGAACTGACTACTGGAATAACATCTGTCCCACAATTCTTAGGAACATCACTGTAGATGGCACTTTCTTTGATTATGGCTCAGATACTCAGAACCTGACTTTCTACTATGATTGTCCTTCGTTTCCTCAATCAGATAGCGTTTTCCCTTGGTTTAACTGTAGTGTAAATGGAACTCAGATGATTAACTATTTTGTGACGGAGAGCATGCTTGAGAATTCCGAGTCAGGTGAAATAATGGGAGCATGCAAATCTAGAGTAGTTGTTCCGATTTTGGAGTCAGAAGCTAAACTTCTAGAAACAAACTCAACGGTGGAAAATCTTAAGGCCGTTCTTGATAATGGTTTTGGCGCGGAGTGGGATGCAAACAATAGTTTGTGTGATAAATGCCAACACTCTGGTGGGTACTGTGGTCATAACCCAAGCTCAGGTGAATTTATGTGCTATTGCAGGGATGAATCTTCTCCATCCACATGTAAAAATTCAG GTAAACGCAACAATGTAGGTGTAGCAATAG GTGCTATTGTAGGAGGAGTTGCAGCCCTTGTTGTCATTCTTGGATGTGTGTACTTTATTatacaaagaagaagaaaaatttatcaaaaatcaAGAAGTATGGAGCTCTTCATAGCTCCAACTTCAAGCGGAGATACTTTTGCATCAACTACTATCACGTCGCAAAGTCTATCTTCTTACCAATCTTCCAATCCAGTAACCAGGAGTTACTACTTTGGTGTCCAGGTCTTTACCTATGAGGAATTGGAGGAAGCTACCAAAAACTTTGATGCTTCTAGAGAACTTGGTGAGGGAGGTTTCGGCACTGTTTACAAAG GTGAACTCAAAGATGGACGTACAGTTGCAGTGAAACGCCATTATGAAAGCAACTCTAGGCGTATTATGCAGTTCATGAATGAAGTTCAGATTCTAGCCCGCTTAAGGCACAAGAACCTTGTGACACTCTTTGGATGCACCTCTAAACATAGCAGAGAACTTCTCCTTGTCTATGAATTCATACCTAATGGAACAGTGGCTTATCATCTTCAAGGAAGAGGCTCAAAATCAACTTTACTCCCTTGGCCTATAAGATTGAACATTGCTGTTGAAACAGCTGAGGCTCTAGCCTACCTACATGCAAACGATGTCATACACCGCGATGTTAAAACCAACAACATTCTCTTGGATGATCAATTTTGCGTCAAGGTTGCTGATTTTGGTCTCTCGAGGGATTTCCCAATCGATGTCACTCATGTGTCAACAGCTCCACAGGGAACACCTGGTTATGTTGACCCTGAATATTACCAGTGCTACCAGCTCACTGATAAAAGTGATGTTTACAGCTTTGGAGTGGTTTTGGTTGAGCTTATATCATCACTGCAAGCTGTGGACATCTACAGGAATCGCAGTGATGTGAACTTGTCAAACATggctataaaaaaaattcaaaaccagGAACTGCATGAATTGGTCGATCCTTATCTTGGGTTTGAGAAGGATCCTGCTATGAGGAGGATGATAACAGCAGTGGCAGAATTGGCCTTTAGGTGTTTGCAACAGGAAAGAGATTTGAGACCATGCATGGATGAGGTGGTGGAGATCTTAAGAGGAATCAAGAGTGATGGGCTTGGTGCACGAGAAGAGACAGAAATATTGGATATAAGGACTGATGAAGCTATACTTTTGAAGAAGGCTCATTCTCCTGTTTCACCAAATTCAGTTGTTGACAATTGGGTTAGCGGTTCCTCTGTATCTAATTCCTCATAG